The DNA sequence CCACCTGGGAAGGTTCGGGCGGCACCAAGCTGCCGATCTTCGCCTCCGTGGCTGAAGGCAAGGAAGTCACCGGCGCCGACGCGTCTGTGATCTATGTCCCGCCGGCCGGTGCCGCGGCAGCCATCATCGAGGCCATCGAAGCCGAGATTCCGCTGATCGTCTGCATCACCGAGGGCATCCCGGTGCAGGACATGATCAAGGTCAAGGCCCGCCTCGACAAGTCGAAATCACGGCTGATCGGCCCAAACTGCCCCGGCGTGATGACGCCGGACGAATGCAAGATTGGCATCATGCCGGGCTCGATCTTCATGAAGGGCTCCGTCGGCGTTCTGTCACGCTCGGGTACGCTGACCTATGAAGCTGTGTTCCAGACCACCAATGAAGGCCTCGGCCAGACCACGGCTGTCGGCATCGGCGGCGATCCGGTCAAGGGCACCGAATTCATCGACATGCTGGAAATGTTCCTGGCCGATGACGCCACCAAGTCGATCATCATGATCGGCGAGATCGGCGGCTCGGCTGAAGAAGACGCGGCGCAGTTCCTCATCGACGAAGCCAAGAAGGGTCGCAAGAAGCCGATGGTCGGCTTCATCGCCGGCCGGACCGCACCGGAAGGCCGGACCATGGGCCATGCCGGCGCCGTGATTTCCGGTGGCAAGGGCGGCGCGGACGACAAGATCGCGGCGATGGAAGCCGCAGGCATCACGGTGTCTCCGTCGCCTGCGCGTCTTGGCACAACGCTGGTCGAAGTCCTCAAGGGATAGAGCAAGCATATGCGCATGACCGACATTGCTTTCGGCATCACCGAGTGGGACGGCATCGAGCCGGTACGCCATTCCGGTGATGTTGGACATGCAATGTGGCGCACTCGCACTTTTGGTCCGGAGGATAACCCCGTCCGTGTTCGGATTGTGGATTATTCTCCGGGTTATGAAGCAGACCACTGGTGCGAAAAGGGACATATTCTGTTTTGCCTTGAAGGCGAGATGGATACCGTTCTTGCTGATGGTCGTGCGTTCAAACTGAAACCCGGAACAAGCTATCAAGTCGCCGACGGAGCGGAGCCACACCGCTCCAGTTCTGCCGGCGGCGCGAAACTGTTCATTGTCGACTGAACTTTTGAGGTCAACTCCATGAGCGACGCCGTGCGCGAAACGCTGGACCGCTACTACGCTGCGCTGAAAGCGGGCGACAGGGTGGCCCTGCGCGGCGTCGTGTCAGACGATATCGAGGTTCACTGTCCGGCGCCTGAGGGGCTTTTGCCCTGGGCCGGCGAGTGGATCGGGTTCGAGCGCTTCGAGGCGTTCATTGCGACCGTGGGCGATCATCTGGTGATCGACACGGTCGAACCGCTTGCAGTCCATGTCGCTGGCGACACCGTGATCACGGTGCTCAGGGGTGAATGGACGGTCAAGGCGACGGCACGCAAGGTGCGCACAGAAACAGTCAATATGTTCACGTTACGCGACGGCAAGATTGTCCGGTATCAGGTCTACAGCGACACCGCGGCGCTGGGGATCGGTTTGGGCAGGCTCGCGGCGTAAACGCGGCGCAAGCCACAGAGTCTAGGGAAAGGGCCGGATAGGGCCCGGGAAAAGGTGAAAACCATGGCACGCAACGACGAAGCCAACGACATCATGGCAGAGACCTCGTTCCTGTATGGCGGCAACGCTGCCTACATTGAGCAGATGTATGCGCGGTTCGAGGATGATCCGGGCAGCGTGCCGGCGGAGTGGCAAACATTTTTTGCCGAGCTGAAGGATGACCCGGATCAGGTTCGCAAGTCTGCTGCCGGGGCTTCCTGGACCCAGGCCAACTGGCCGGTACCGGCCAATGGCGAGTTGATTTCCGCACTTGATGGCGATTGGGGTTACGTCGAGAAAGTCGTCGCCGACAAGCTCAAGGGCAAGGCCGAGGCGGCAGGCAAGCCAGCTGATACCGGCGATGTGCTGCAGGCTACCCGCGATTCCGTCCGTGCCATCATGATGATCCGGGCCTTCCGCATGCGCGGCCATCTGCATGCCAAGCTCGACCCGCTCGGAATTGCCCAGCAGGCCGACAATGATTACAACGAATTGTCCCCGGAAGCCTATGGCTTCACCGAAGCCGATTACGACCGCAAGATCTTCATTGATCACGTTCTCGGGCTCGAATACGCAACAATCCGCGAGATGGTCGACATCCTGGAGCGGACCTATTGCTCGACGCTCGGTGTCGAATTCATGCATATTTCCAATCCGGAGGAAAAATCCTGGATTCAGGAACGCATCGAAGGCCCGGACAAGGGCGTCGAGTTCACCGAGAACGGCAAGAAGGCGATCCTGCAAAAGCTGATCGAAGCGGAAGGTTTTGAGCAGTTCATCGACGTCAAATACAAGGGTACCAAGCGGTTCGGCCTGGATGGCGGCGAATCGCTGATTCCGGCGCTGGAACAGATCATCAAGCGTGGCGGCAATATGGGGCTGAAGGAGATCGTCTTCGGCATGGCCCACCGCGGCCGGCTCAACGTGCTCACCCAGGTGATGGCCAAGCCGCACCGGGCGGTATTTCATGAATTCAAGGGCGGCTCCTACAAGCCTGACGAGGTCGAAGGGTCGGGCGACGTCAAGTATCACCTCGGCGCATCGTCGGACCGCGAGTTCGATAACAACAAGGTCCACCTGTCGCTGACCGCCAACCCGTCGCATCTGGAAATCGTCAACCCGGTGGTGATGGGCAAGTGCCGCGCCAAGCAAGACATGATGGCGACCGTGTTCGAGGGTGACATCATTCCGCTCAAGGAGCGCGTCAAGGTAATGCCGCTGCTTCTGCATGGAGATGCGGCCTTCGCCGGCCAGGGCGTGGTGGCGGAAATCCTCGGCCTGTCAGGCCTGCGCGGTCACCGTGTTGGCGGCACCGTGCATTTCATCATCAACAACCAGATCGGGTTTACCACCAATCCCGGTTTCTCGCGCTCGTCGCCCTATCCGTCGGATGTGGCCAAGATGATCGAAGCGCCGATCTTCCACGTCAATGGCGACGATCCGGAAGCCGTGGTCTACGCCGCCAAGGTGGCAACTGAATTCCGCATGACGTTCCACAAGCCGGTCGTCGTCGACATGTTCTGCTATCGCCGCTTTGGTCACAATGAGGGCGACGAGCCGTCATTCACCCAGCCGAAAATGTACAAGAAGATCCGTAGCCACGAGACGGTTGTGACGGTTTATTCGCGCCGCCTGATCGAGGAAGGTGTGATCACTGAAGGCGAATTCGAAAAGATGAAGGCCGACTGGCGCGCCCATCTGGAAGGCGAATTCGACATCGGCCAGAGCTACAAGCCGAACAAGGCCGACTGGCTCGACGGGCAATGGTCGGGGTTGCGTACCGCCGACAATCAGGATGAGCAACGCCGTGGCAAGACCGCGATGCCGCTCAAGCAATTGCGTGAGCTGGGCAAGAAACTCTCGGAGGTTCCGGAAGGCTTCAAGGCCCACCGCACCATCCAGCGGTTCATGGACAACCGCGCCAAGATGGTCGAGACCGGCGAAGGCATCGATTGGGCCTTTGCCGAGGCGCTGGCCTTCGGGTCGCTGGTGCTGGAAGGCACCAAGATCCGCTTTTCCGGCCAGGATGTCGAGCGCGGCACCTTCAGCCAGCGGCATTCGGTGCTCTATGATCAGGAGACCGAGGAACGTTATATTCCGTTGGCCAATTTGTCGCCGAACCAGGCGCGGTACGAGGTCATCAACTCGATGCTGTCGGAAGAGGCGGTGCTCGGCTTCGAGTATGGCTATTCGCTGGCACGACCGAATGCGCTGACCCTGTGGGAAGCCCAGTTCGGCGATTTCGCCAATGGCGCCCAGGTTCTGTTTGACCAGTTCATCAGCAGCGGCGAACGCAAGTGGCTGCGCATGTGCGGCCTCGTCTGCCTGTTGCCGCATGGTTATGAGGGTCAGGGTCCTGAACATTCCTCGGCCCGTCTCGAGCGCTTCCTGCAGATGTGCGCCGAAGACAATATGCAGGTTGCCAACTGCACCACGCCGTCGAACTATTTCCATATCCTGCGACGTCAGATGAAGCGCGACTTCCGCAAGCCGCTGATCATGATGACGCCGAAATCGCTGCTGCGCCACAAGCGCGCCGTGTCGACACTGGCGGAAATGTCGGGCGAAAGCTCGTTCCACAGGCTTTTGTGGGACGATGCGGAAGTGCTCAAGAACGAACCGATCAAGCTGGTCAAGGACAACAAGATCCGCCGTGTGGTGATGTGTTCGGGCAAGGTCTATTTCGATCTTTACGAAGAACGCGAAAAGCGCGGCATCAACGATGTCTACCTGCTGCGGCTCGAACAGCTGTATCCGTTCCCGGCCAAGGCATTGATCAACGAGCTTTCGCGCTTTCGCAATGCCGAGATGGTATGGTGCCAGGAAGAGCCCAAGAACATGGGCGCCTGGTCGTTCATCGACCCCTATCTGGAATGGGTGCTGGCCCATATCGACGCCAAGTATCAGCGTGTGCGCTACACCGGTCGGCCGGCTTCGGCATCGACGGCGACCGGATTGATGTCGCGCCACCTTGCGCAGCTTGAAGCCTTCCTCGAGGATGCGCTGGGGGATTAGTCCGCCCGCGCGCCACTTTTGAGACCTGTCTGAGAAAAGAACGGAAAAAACATCATGGCTACTGAAGTCCGCGTCCCGACCCTTGGCGAATCCGTCAGCGAAGCCACCATCGGCACCTGGTTCAAGAAAGTCGGAGACACCGTCAAGGTGGATGAACCGCTGGTCGAGCTTGAAACCGACAAGGTCTCGATCGAGGTGCCTTCGCCGGTATCCGGTGTGCTGAGTGAAATTCTTGCTCCGGATGGCGAGACCGTCGAGGTCAACGCCTTGCTGGCACAGATCACCGAAGGCGCCGTCGGAGCGGCTCCGGCCAAGGCTGAAGCGAAAGCCGAAGCGCCAGCTCCAAAGGCAGAGGCACCCGCCGAGAAGGCTCCGGCGCCTGCCGCC is a window from the Hoeflea sp. IMCC20628 genome containing:
- the sucD gene encoding succinate--CoA ligase subunit alpha — encoded protein: MSILIDKNTKILVQGLTGKTGTFHTEQALAYHGTKMVGGIHPKKGGSTWEGSGGTKLPIFASVAEGKEVTGADASVIYVPPAGAAAAIIEAIEAEIPLIVCITEGIPVQDMIKVKARLDKSKSRLIGPNCPGVMTPDECKIGIMPGSIFMKGSVGVLSRSGTLTYEAVFQTTNEGLGQTTAVGIGGDPVKGTEFIDMLEMFLADDATKSIIMIGEIGGSAEEDAAQFLIDEAKKGRKKPMVGFIAGRTAPEGRTMGHAGAVISGGKGGADDKIAAMEAAGITVSPSPARLGTTLVEVLKG
- a CDS encoding DHCW motif cupin fold protein codes for the protein MRMTDIAFGITEWDGIEPVRHSGDVGHAMWRTRTFGPEDNPVRVRIVDYSPGYEADHWCEKGHILFCLEGEMDTVLADGRAFKLKPGTSYQVADGAEPHRSSSAGGAKLFIVD
- a CDS encoding nuclear transport factor 2 family protein, which encodes MSDAVRETLDRYYAALKAGDRVALRGVVSDDIEVHCPAPEGLLPWAGEWIGFERFEAFIATVGDHLVIDTVEPLAVHVAGDTVITVLRGEWTVKATARKVRTETVNMFTLRDGKIVRYQVYSDTAALGIGLGRLAA
- a CDS encoding 2-oxoglutarate dehydrogenase E1 component gives rise to the protein MARNDEANDIMAETSFLYGGNAAYIEQMYARFEDDPGSVPAEWQTFFAELKDDPDQVRKSAAGASWTQANWPVPANGELISALDGDWGYVEKVVADKLKGKAEAAGKPADTGDVLQATRDSVRAIMMIRAFRMRGHLHAKLDPLGIAQQADNDYNELSPEAYGFTEADYDRKIFIDHVLGLEYATIREMVDILERTYCSTLGVEFMHISNPEEKSWIQERIEGPDKGVEFTENGKKAILQKLIEAEGFEQFIDVKYKGTKRFGLDGGESLIPALEQIIKRGGNMGLKEIVFGMAHRGRLNVLTQVMAKPHRAVFHEFKGGSYKPDEVEGSGDVKYHLGASSDREFDNNKVHLSLTANPSHLEIVNPVVMGKCRAKQDMMATVFEGDIIPLKERVKVMPLLLHGDAAFAGQGVVAEILGLSGLRGHRVGGTVHFIINNQIGFTTNPGFSRSSPYPSDVAKMIEAPIFHVNGDDPEAVVYAAKVATEFRMTFHKPVVVDMFCYRRFGHNEGDEPSFTQPKMYKKIRSHETVVTVYSRRLIEEGVITEGEFEKMKADWRAHLEGEFDIGQSYKPNKADWLDGQWSGLRTADNQDEQRRGKTAMPLKQLRELGKKLSEVPEGFKAHRTIQRFMDNRAKMVETGEGIDWAFAEALAFGSLVLEGTKIRFSGQDVERGTFSQRHSVLYDQETEERYIPLANLSPNQARYEVINSMLSEEAVLGFEYGYSLARPNALTLWEAQFGDFANGAQVLFDQFISSGERKWLRMCGLVCLLPHGYEGQGPEHSSARLERFLQMCAEDNMQVANCTTPSNYFHILRRQMKRDFRKPLIMMTPKSLLRHKRAVSTLAEMSGESSFHRLLWDDAEVLKNEPIKLVKDNKIRRVVMCSGKVYFDLYEEREKRGINDVYLLRLEQLYPFPAKALINELSRFRNAEMVWCQEEPKNMGAWSFIDPYLEWVLAHIDAKYQRVRYTGRPASASTATGLMSRHLAQLEAFLEDALGD